In Halobacterium noricense, the genomic stretch CTCGTCCCACCACGGACGATAGCGCATCGAAGCGTCTGCTGGTCCATTATTTCTCCCCCAGATATTCGTTAGTGTGTTCAGCCGCCAACTTCCCGTACACTGCGGCATTCTGGAGGCCAGTCCCACCGGGGTAATTCTCGTAGAACAAGCCACCGGTTGTGTTGCCTGCAACATATAGGCCAGGGATGGGACGGCCGACCGTATCAATAGCACGTCCGTTGGTATCGGTTTCGATGCCACCGAAGCCAAACGTGATACCGCCAGTGACGCTGTAGCCATAGTACGGCGGTTCGTCGATCGGAAGAGCCCAATTCGACTTGTTGAGATCAAGCCCTTCCGTACTATTCCCATCAAGGCTATCAGGATCGAACTCACCCGGGTCACAGGCTTTATTGAACTCTGTGACCGTCTCTTCTCCTTGTTCGGGATTTTCACAGCCTAGTTTATTGAGGAGTTCCTCGACGCTGTCAGCCTCTGCTCGCTCACCCGGGCCGGTGGCACGCATGAGATCCTTCAACGGTTCGTCCACGACGATGTATGCTGTATGCCCGGGTTGTTCAAAGATAATACGTCCGAGTTTTGCGTACGTATGCGCGCGAGCGTCCTCCCCCTCGTCGAAGAACCGTTCGCCGTTATTGTTAATCAGGAGTCCGTATTGATACCCGTCGACACGGTTTGCACCACCTTCGACATCAGGTGATTCACTATCAATAAGTGCCATGTGTGCACCGCCCCACTGGCCAACGGGATTACCGCCCGCATCCTCGACCATTTCGATGGCTTCACCAGTATTATATCGACTACCACGGACCTTCATCGCGTCGTAGTCACTACCATAATACTTCGTACGCTTCTCCGGGCTGGATTCGTAGCCGCCAGCACCAACGATAACGGCATCA encodes the following:
- the tcuA gene encoding FAD-dependent tricarballylate dehydrogenase TcuA; this translates as MRIINNHDVIVVGCGMAGLSASNRAAQLGFDVGVLEKSPKERRGGHTRFSESFRVPSADADLEEYGYEFAISDYTADEFYDDIMKQTEGRADPDLVRTLVDNAGQTVEWLTERGVSWDMEPLNVGYTVARTFFEGEELVADLVEAAEEDGATFYYKNEARELIFDDDGQVSGVRARTDDGPVEYQADAVIVGAGGYESSPEKRTKYYGSDYDAMKVRGSRYNTGEAIEMVEDAGGNPVGQWGGAHMALIDSESPDVEGGANRVDGYQYGLLINNNGERFFDEGEDARAHTYAKLGRIIFEQPGHTAYIVVDEPLKDLMRATGPGERAEADSVEELLNKLGCENPEQGEETVTEFNKACDPGEFDPDSLDGNSTEGLDLNKSNWALPIDEPPYYGYSVTGGITFGFGGIETDTNGRAIDTVGRPIPGLYVAGNTTGGLFYENYPGGTGLQNAAVYGKLAAEHTNEYLGEK